Part of the Roseomonas sp. OT10 genome, ATAGCGCGCCTGCCCCCGCCCCGCATGACCCCCGATCCCATTCCGCCCCCGGCCGGCGCCACCCCAGCCCATCCTCCCCCCGCCCTGGACAGGCTGCTGGACCCGGACGGGTCGCTCTACGTCTTCGCCTACGGCTCGCTGATCTGGAGGCCGGGCTTCATCCCGGATGCGGTGCACCCCGCGCTGCTGCGGGGCTACCACCGCAGCTTCTGCATCCGCTCCACCCACTACCGCGGCACGCCCGAGACGCCGGGGCTGGTGCTGGGGCTCGACCGGGGCGGTGCCTGCCGCGGCGCCGTGCTGCGCGTCGGCGGGCCGCGGGCCGCCGAGGTCCTGGCGTACCTGCACGAGCGGGAGATGCTGGGCGGCGTCTACCACGAGACCCGGCTGCGCGTGCGACTGCTGGACGACGGGCGGGAGGTCCAGGCCCTGGCCTATGTCGCGAACCGCCGGGCGGCCGACTACTGCGGCCGGGCCGATCCGGCCCAGACGGCGGCGACCATCGCCCGCGGCCAGGGCGCGATGGGCGCCAACCGCGACTACCTGCTCCAGACCGTCGCCCGGCTCCGCGCCATGGGGGTGCGCGATGGCAGGCTGGAACAGCTGGCCTCCCTGTTGCCGCCGCCCCCGGCGGGCATGGAGGGATAGCCGCCCGCCATCGGCAGGGCCGCCAAGGTTTTCCGCCGAGTTTTCCACAGGCACCCGGCGCCGTTATCCCGTTCGTCCAGGGGCCCGGCGCAGTTACCCACAGACGGCCCGGCGACAAGGGGATACTACTTGCCAACGACATGAAAAGAAAGGGTATTTTTTCCCGTATGAACAGAATGGCAACGCCCGCAATCCAGCTTCGGCAAGTGCTTGGAAGGCAGTCCTGGCAAGTGGTGACAAGGACGGCCGGCATCCCGTCCACGAAGTTATCCCCAGGGTGGCGCGGGACCCGCTCAGCGCCGCCGGGATAGCGAGGACAACCCCATCCAGGCGCCCGCCAGCTTGGCGTACTCGCGCAGCATCGCCGGGGGCCGGGCGTGGAAGGGCTGCACCGGATAGGGCACCAGCTCCACGCCGGGCGCCGCGCGGCGCAGCTCCAGCATGGCGCGCGGCATGTGGAACCCGGCCGTCACCACCGTCACCGAGCGCAGCCCCTCCGCCCGGGCCCAGGCGGCCACTTCCACGGCATTGCCCCGCGTGCTGCGCGCCTCCCGTCCCAGATGCACGCGCCCGAGCAGCGCATAGGGTTCCACCCCCGCCACCCGGGTCAGCGCGGCCAGATCGGCATCCTCGCCGACGCCGGAGACGATGAGCCGGGCCTCCGGACGGCCGAGGGCGAGGCGCAACCCCGCCTCCACGCGATCCGGTCCGCCGGTCAGCACGGCGATGCCGTCCGTGGCCGGCAGGGGCGCGGCGGGCGGCGCCGAGGCGGCGTCCTGGAACCAGGCGAAGCCCGCACCCGCCAGCAGCAGCCCCAGCACGGCCAGCGAGAACAGCGCACGCCGCAGGACGGGGGGCAGCCGCATGGCGACCCGGCGTATCAGGCCAGGCGCCGCAACCACCGGCGGACGGTGGCCTGGGCGGTGAGCCAGCCGATCAGCGCCGCGGCGAAGGGCAGCAGCACGAGCCCGATCCAGGGCAGCGACTCCCACAGCAGCCCAGGCACCGCCGGCCCGCCGGCGAAGGGCGCCGCGAGCCGGGCCAGCGCCAGCAGGGCGGGAACGGCGATCAGCGTCCCCAGCATCGCCCCCGCTGCCGCCAACCCGGCCACGCGCACGGAGAAGCGGCCGGCGATGTCGCCATGGGTGGCGCCCAGGTCGTAGAGGATACCGATCGCCTCCCGCCGCGCCGCCAGGCCGGCCCGGGTGGCGACCGCCACCACCGCCGCGGCCACGCCCGCGACCAGGGCCAGCGTGGCGAGGGCCAGGCCCTGCACGCTGCGCGCGAGGGCGGCGAGGCGGGCGACCCAGATGCCGTGGGATTCCAGCTCCGCCCCCTCCACCGCCTCGGACAGCCGGCGCGCCAGGAGGGCAGGATCGGCGTCGAGGTCGCGCAGCCGCACCTCGATCACCCCGGGCAGCGGCAAGGCGGGCGCATCGCCCAGCCAG contains:
- a CDS encoding gamma-glutamylcyclotransferase translates to MTPDPIPPPAGATPAHPPPALDRLLDPDGSLYVFAYGSLIWRPGFIPDAVHPALLRGYHRSFCIRSTHYRGTPETPGLVLGLDRGGACRGAVLRVGGPRAAEVLAYLHEREMLGGVYHETRLRVRLLDDGREVQALAYVANRRAADYCGRADPAQTAATIARGQGAMGANRDYLLQTVARLRAMGVRDGRLEQLASLLPPPPAGMEG
- a CDS encoding YdcF family protein codes for the protein MRLPPVLRRALFSLAVLGLLLAGAGFAWFQDAASAPPAAPLPATDGIAVLTGGPDRVEAGLRLALGRPEARLIVSGVGEDADLAALTRVAGVEPYALLGRVHLGREARSTRGNAVEVAAWARAEGLRSVTVVTAGFHMPRAMLELRRAAPGVELVPYPVQPFHARPPAMLREYAKLAGAWMGLSSLSRRR
- a CDS encoding cell division protein FtsX, with translation MAERRRRSRDPLGLRRALSGRLLPGLVAAMSLLAALALAGAHGAAGLAERWQEGAAAAVTAQVPRPEEGRMALALSVLRASPEVASATPVDPERMATLLKPWLGDAPALPLPGVIEVRLRDLDADPALLARRLSEAVEGAELESHGIWVARLAALARSVQGLALATLALVAGVAAAVVAVATRAGLAARREAIGILYDLGATHGDIAGRFSVRVAGLAAAGAMLGTLIAVPALLALARLAAPFAGGPAVPGLLWESLPWIGLVLLPFAAALIGWLTAQATVRRWLRRLA